The proteins below are encoded in one region of Apostichopus japonicus isolate 1M-3 chromosome 22, ASM3797524v1, whole genome shotgun sequence:
- the LOC139964248 gene encoding phosphatidylserine lipase ABHD16A-like, with translation MFQFIKFVFGPKLRRIHKPDGNESRGGHSYLPNNVEYFADLTLRVAKFVWSFTFYTSPFLIAYMFKNQYFTIEGVPFLVKGGNVILCVVLGAMWCRGVGRYSNPEYQKFMKVLEKAKQSKQTEERQLVHNFDFDFNHWPVDFSAADSKSSKAKPLGLSLEDLHSQTSATRNPGIVSQIFGLPCELLSYVSMHTFGRWIVYPGHTKLLNQLVASTIQENRDKMVEKLYGLRSKLESKDGNGIDVMFFDRRKSTQANGQKLVVCTEGNAGFYEIGCVATPLDCGYSVLGWNHPGFGGSTGTPYPKQEQAAMEVVIQYAIEELGFGPEDMILFAWSIGGYASTWAAMNYPTISGIILDATFDDIVSLGLAKVPESMKGFAHRSLRKYMNLNIADQLIRYPGPIRLIRRTKDEVIITSEHPDVAFNRGNDLLIKLLQYRYPTLMNLESVDVLTQYLHAADQISMLSMCNALEIDDEECTAILRDYCETHSPAYPILIGEDMPRVKRSQLVIFLASKYMTDLEATHCNPLPMPLFIKPWSLQDNH, from the exons ATGTTCCAATTTATCAAGTTCGTTTTTGGACCTAAGCTTCGGCGCATCCACAAGCCTGATGGAAATGAAAGCAGG GGTGGACACAGCTATCTGCCCAATAACGTAGAGTATTTTGCTGACCTGACCCTCCGTGTTGCTAAGTTTGTCTGGTCATTCACGTTTTACACAAGTCCATTTCTGATTGCTTATATGTTTAAAAATC aGTATTTCACAATCGAGGGTGTACCGTTTCTCGTCAAAGGTGGAAATGTCATTCTGTGTGTTGTTTTAGGGGCTATGTGGTGTAGAG GTGTGGGAAGATACAGCAACCCAGAATACCAGAAGTTTATGAAAGTACTAGAAAAAGCAAAACAGAGCAAACAAACGGAAGAGAGG CAATTAGTCCATAATTTCGACTTTGACTTCAATCATTGGCCGGTGGATTTCAGTGCAGCCGATAGTAAAAG TAGCAAAGCTAAACCATTAGGACTTTCTCTAGAGGATCTCCACTCGCAAACTTCAGCTACAAGGAATCCTGGTATAGTGAGTCAAATATTTGGCCTTCCTTGTGAACTACTGAGCTATGTCTCCATGCATACCTTTGGAAGATGGATCGTCTATCCGGGTCACACGAAGCTTTTGAACCAGTTAGTAG CCTCCACAATTCAAGAAAACAGAGACAAAATGGTGGAGAAACTTTATGGGTTGAGATCGAAGTTGGAATCCAAGGATGGCAACGGTATCGATGTGATGTTCTTTGATAGAAGAAAATCAACGCAAGCAAACGGACAAAAATTG GTTGTCTGTACAGAAGGCAATGCAGGGTTCTATGAAATTGGATGTGTAGCTACTCCACTAGACT GTGGATACTCAGTCTTGGGATGGAACCATCCTGGCTTTGGAGGGAGTACA GGCACTCCATACCCCAAGCAAGAGCAAGCAGCCATGGAGGTAGTCATTCAGTATGCAATTGAAGAACTAGGATTTGGCCCTGAGGATATGATCCTGTTTGCATGGTCTATAGGTGGCTATGCCTCTACCTGGGCCGCCATGAACTATCCTACCATCTCTGGAATC ATTTTAGATGCAACATTTGATGATATCGTGTCTTTGGGTCTTGCAAAAGTGCCAGAGAGCATGA AGGGTTTCGCCCACCGTAGTCTGCGAAAGTACATGAATCTGAACATCGCCGACCAGTTAATTAG ATACCCAGGTCCAATCAGGCTGATTAGACGAACAAAAGATGAGGTCATCATTACATC AGAGCACCCTGATGTTGCCTTTAACAGAGGAAATGATCTGCTTATCAAATTATTACAGTATAG GTACCCTACGCTGATGAATCTAGAATCAGTGGATGTCCTCACTCAGTATTTACACGCAGCCGATCAGATATCCATGT TATCCATGTGTAATGCCTTGGAGATCGATGATGAAGAATGTACAGCTATTCTCAGAGACTACTGTGAGACTCATTCTCCAGCCTATCCTATTCTGATAG GAGAGGACATGCCAAGGGTTAAGAGAAGCCAACTTGTTATATTTCTG
- the LOC139964250 gene encoding uncharacterized protein gives MNNSKDTVLIALIAAGVAVFATEVLRRFNTSDKLKGKKKLAPIPESMFGRKLLEEEFAVKPNYVYGNCGSFGHVPQRVILAQLELIKERESDPEGWYRFGREYSLYFDAIRELADFVKSDPANLVLVENASTGTNTALRSIEFADGDKILVNSHTYGAVLKNVKAVRSEFPGVEEVNFDLQVPLNSKADIIKQFETAINENKGIKVAIIDHITSPSALLLPIKELIEVCHKNGIIAIIDGAHAPGHIPLNLEELNADYYTGNIHKWLFAPRGCALLWVHPRHHDATRPILVSHNHMLDTLEKRFVPSATRDSTAYLAVPSAIAFHKALGGLDVLLERNRQLANAAAEMLAEAWGVERYPVPESLRSPNMALIALPPIFQDNFPPEERECTKLMKRLHDKGSFISFNPVSGKIWARISVHAWNSMEDFFEIRDKVLEMVNEVPSIVQMDYL, from the exons ATGAA TAACTCAAAGGATACAGTCTTGATAGCCCTGATTGCAGCTGGCGTAGCTGTGTTTGCTACAGAAGTACTCAGGAGATTCAATACATCTGACAAACTCAAAGGGAAGAAAAAACTAGCGCCTATTCCGGAGAGTATGTTCGGACGCAAGCTACTGGAAGAGGAGTTTGCTGTTAAACCGAATTATGTCTACGGAAATTGTGGATCATTTGGCCATGTTCCACAGAGGGTCATTCTTGCACAGTTGGA GTTGATCAAAGAACGGGAATCGGACCCGGAGGGGTGGTATCGGTTCGGAAGAGAATATTCACTTTATTTTGATGCGATAAGAGAATTGGCAGATTTTGTCAAGTCAGATCCGGCCAATCTTGTCCTTGTAGAGAATGCCAGTACAG GCACCAACACTGCGTTGCGATCCATCGAGTTTGCCGATGGAGATAAGATTCTTGTCAATTCTCATACTTACGGCGCTGTCCTAAAGAACGTGAAAGCCGTTCGGTCAGAATTCCCAG GAGTGGAAgaagtgaactttgacctccaggTGCCCCTCAACTCTAAGGCAGACATTATAAAGCAATTTGAGACAGcaattaatgaaaacaaaggtATCAAAGTGGCCATCATCGATCACATCACTAGCCCATCCGCTCTTCTATTGCCCATCAAGGAACTCATTGAAGTGTGCCATAAAAATGGTATTATCGCCATCATCGATGGTGCCCATGCACCCGGGCATATACCTCTCAATTTAGAAGAATTGAATGCGGATTACTATACCG GAAATATTCACAAGTGGCTGTTTGCACCACGTGGGTGTGCTTTACTCTGGGTCCATCCTAGGCACCATGATGCCACCCGTCCTATATTAGTATCACATAATCACATGTTGGATACCCTAGAGAAACGGTTTGTGCCTAGCGCCACCAGAGATAGCACTGCCTACCTCGCTGTGCCTTCAGCTATTGCCTTTCACAAAGCCCTCGGAGGCCTG GACGTACTGCTTGAGAGGAACAGGCAGCTTGCCAATGCAGCGGCCGAGATGCTTGCAGAGGCCTGGGGTGTAGAACGTTACCCTGTTCCAGAGAGTCTAAGAAGCCCAAACATGGCCCTCATTGCATTGCCTCCAATATTTCAAGATAACTTCCCACCAGAGGAGAGAGAGTGCACGAAGCTGATGAAGCGTTTACACGACAAGGGTAGCTTTATATCCTTCAACCCAGTCAGTGGTAAAATCTGGGCCAGGATCTCTGTTCACGCCTGGAATTCCATGGAAGATTTCTTTGAAATTAGAGATAAAGTGCTGGAAATGGTCAACGAGGTCCCTTCGATTGTCCAGATGGATTACCTTTGA